The window AGAGCTGAACATTTAGCTTAATTCAAGGACAACACTGCATTTGGCTGCCATGTTCACAAAATATTTAAAAGAAAATTGTCCTCCGGCAGCATGATCAATCATAAGAGTCCCGCACTAATGTGGGATTTTTTACTTTTAAATGATTAAAATAATTTTGAATCAAACAAAAATTCCCCGGATTGCTCCGGGGAAAATAAGTGTCAAAACCTATAAATTTTTATAGTGGTGTAAAATGATGTTATAAAGAAAGTAACAATGGATGTGCCAAATTACTCACTAATTTATGAAATGTAACTTTTTGTGGTACCTTTTGTCTGCTTTTACTTAATAACTTTTATTTTTATAAGATTATCACTAAATTTGAGTGAATCATTTCTAAAATCATTCATGAAACTACCCCCCTCCTATTATTCCAGCCAGGATGTTCTTTTTATCGCTCAGGATCTTTTGGGAAAAGTACTTTTTACTGAAATCAATGGGGAAACAACAGCCGGAATTATTGTAGAAACCGAAGCCTATTTCGGAGTAAAGGATAAAGCTTCCCACGCCTATGGAGGCAGACGCACAGAACGTACAGAAACGTTGTACAGGAAAGGCGGTATTTCCTACGTGTATCTCTGCTACGGGATTCATCATCTTTTCAATGTAGTGACTTCTTTGGAGGATGATCCACATGCCGTTCTGGTGAGAGCTGTTGAACCTTTGATCGGTAAGGAAATTATGGAATTAAGAAGAAATATGCCTTTCACTAAACCTGCTATTTCCGCAGGCCCCGGATCAGCATCTAAAGCATTGGGAATAGATCGGTCATTCAATAAAAAAGATCTGAATGGAAATGAAATCTGGATTGAAGATCACGGAATTTCATATGCCCAGGATGAAATTATTACAGGACCCCGTATTGGCGTAGCCTACGCACAGGAAGACGCACTCCTGCCATGGCGCTTTTTTGTGAAAGGGAATACATATGTAAGCAAGCCTAATAAATAATGGCTATCCGAACTCATGGACGGTATGATAAAACTCCTTGTAATAAGTTATCAGACTGTCAAGAGAAAAGCCACGGTTCAGACCACTGGTATTGGGTAAAACCCATACTTTTGCCCCGCAGAAATCTTCTGGCTGCTCACCCCATAGAACTTCTTTCTTTTTAGAAAAAGCCTTATAGGCCGCTTTGCCGAGAAAGGCAATATATTGGGGCTGATAGGCTGTTATTTTTGATTTGAAACTTTCAAGAGATTCATCAAACTCTTCCTTAGAAAGCTCATCTGCACGGGAAGTAGCCCTTGCCACAGCTGTGGTAAGTCCATATCCGAAATTCAAAAGAGAGGTATCATGTACCGCTTCTATTTCATAAGGGGTAAACCCAGCCTGGTGCAGTACTTTCCAAAAACGGTTGCTTCTCCCGGAAAAATGATGACCGTCATTGGATGATTTTAAACCGGGATTGATTCCGCAAAAAATAACATTGAGGTTAACTTTAATAATATCTGTCAGCATAATTGAGCGTAATGGGTATAGGATCATTTAAAGGGCAGTACCTCCCCTTTTAGCTTTTAAAGATATTAATATTAATGAATTTTATCCTGGGATTTTCTTAAATGCATTTCAGATGCTCGATTTCCTCATGATCATAAATCTGTTTCACGAAGATACTTTCAAATTATTTTGAATAAAATAGTCTAATACACAAGTACTAAAAAGAGCGGTAAACTTCTTCACCCCTCTTTCATATCGTATCCGGAAATAGGCTGTTTTATTTTCGGATCAGACTTTTTTTAATAAAATCTTCTAGTTCCTCACCATGAAGATTTTTGGCTAAAATAGTTCCTTCACCGTTAATAATAATATTAAAAGGCAGCTCGTCTACTTCATAAAGCTTTGCAACAGGGCTTTTCCAGAATTTCAGATCGCTGACCTGTATCCAGCTGATATGAAAACGTTCTATAGCTTTCTGCCAGCTTTCTTTATTTTTATCTAAAGAAATACCTACTATTTCAAACTGATTATTTTTTACCTGTTCAGAATACGTATCGTACATCTTTTTTAGCTGAGGCTGTTCCTCTACACATGGAGCGCACCAGGTTGCCCAGAAATCAATCAGAACCAGTTTTCCTTTCAGTGTGGAAAGAGAAAATGAGTTTCCATCTGCTTTGGTCATTATAATTTCAGGAGCTTTTTTCCCTATTTCTATTGTGCTTTGAGCGGTGCTATATCCTGAAAACAGGATAAAAAACACAATGGTACAGAAGGTTTTCATATTAATCATTGGCAGGATAGTTTTTATCCAGCCAGTCTGTCTTGATGTTTTTCGGAAGGTTTAAAAGTTTCGCATTTTTGAAGCCCATTTCCATCAGCAATGCAAATGCAGGACGTATATTGGGACATTTTACAAAAGGACAGCATCCGCAATAGATCACAATTTCTGTGTTCTTCGGAACAGCTTTAAGATAATTTCTCAGTTTTTCAAGATTTTCAGGCTCATGTGTTGGCCCAATGTCTACAGATCCTTTGATAATGGCTTCAGGACCCACTGAAATAATCACCAGGTCTTTTGTGGTATGTTTTTCAATTCTGGAAGCCAGTAATGCCGGATCCATCAGCTGGCTGTCTTTCCATGGATCCTGTTTTTGCTGTGCCTGGCCGAGCACCGAGCATACAAAGCATGCAATGATCAATAAATACTTCATTCTTCTATTTTTCACAAAGATAATAGGAAAAGTTCAGAGTGAAGAAGCAGACTGCATAAAGAAGACGTATTTAAATTATTAATTTTTAAACCGGTTACGAATAATTTTATACATTTATATCAAGTATTATTGAATAAAAACCTCTTGACAATGGAAGAAAGATTCCAGCCTGACGCCATCATCATCGGAACCGGACTGGCAGGGCTTACTGCCGCCATGGAAATTACCGATACCGGAAAAAAAGTACTGCTTTTAGATCAGGAAACTGAGCAGAATATTGGAGGCCAGGCATTCTGGTCATTCGGAGGATTATTCCTGATCAATTCACCACAGCAAAGAAGGATGGGGATCAAAGATTCTTATGAACTGGCATTGCAGGACTGGAAAGGAACAGCGGGTTTCGACCGTCCGGAAGACTATTGGCCCCGTCAATGGGCTGAAGCTTACCTGAAATTTGCGGCTGGTGAAAAGTATAAATACATTTCCAAGCTAGGGATCAGGCTGATGTTTATGGTAGGCTGGGCAGAACGTGGTGATGGTTCGGCTACAGGTCATGGAAATTCCGTACCCCGTTTTCATGTCAGCTGGGGAACAGGCACGGGTGTGGTGAAACCTTTTGTGGAAAAAGCTTATAAGGCTCAGGAAAAAGGATTGCTTCAGATGAAGTTCAGACATCGGGTGACTGAAATTATTGCAGAAAACGGGAAAATAAAAGGGGTTAAAGGAGATATTCTGGAAAATGACACGCAGGAAAGAGGAGCTGAGACCAACAGAAATATCATTTCCACTTTTGAATATACCGCTCCGAACATCATCATCGCTACCGGAGGAATTGGTGCCAATCACGAGCTGGTAAGAAAAAACTGGCCGGAAAGACTGGGAAAAGCACCTGAAAATATGGTTTGCGGGGTTCCTGCTTATGTAGACGGAAAAATGATAGGCATCGCCGAAAATTCTGGGGCCCATATCATCAATCCGGACAGGATGTGGCATTATACAGAAGGCTTACAAAACTGGAATCCTATCTGGCCGAATCACGGAATACGGATATTACCAGGGCCTTCGTCGTTATGGTTTGATGCTAAAGGGAAGCGTCTTCCTGCCCCTTTTCTTCCGGGATTTGATACATTGGGAACTTTACAGTATATTCAGGAAACAGGATTTTCTTACTCCTGGTTTGTTCTTACCCAGAAAATTATTAAAAAGGAATTCGCTCTTTCGGGCTCTGAGCAGAATCCGGACATTACCAATAAAGATTATGCCCTTTTCCTGAAAAGGATTTTTGGCAAAAAAGCACCCGGACCGGTAGAAGCTTTTAAAGAGCATGGAAAAGATTTCATTGTGTCAGATAATCTGGAAGACCTGGTAAAAGGAATGAATGAACTGGCAGGAAATAACCTGTTGAAATATGAAAAGATAAAATCCCAGATTGAAGCCAGAGACCGGGAATTAGACAATAAGTTTTCAAAAGACACGCAGGTTAATTACATCAGAAATACAAGAAATTATTTAGGGGATAAATTAGGACGTGTTGCATCTCCTCATAAGATTTTAGACCCTGAAAACGGACCTTTGATTGCTGTACGCCTTAATATTTTGACGCGTAAAACATTGGGCGGAATAAAAACCAACCTGAATGGGCAGGTATTGAGAGAAGATGACAGCATTATTGAAGGGCTGTATGCGGCTGGAGAAGCTGCCGGCTTTGGCGGCGGTGGAATGCATGGCTACAGAGCATTGGAAGGAACATTTCTGGGTGGCTGTATCTTCTCAGGAATGAAAGCCGGAAAATACATTGCCGGACTTTAAAATTAAAAAATTATTGAATATGAGCAGTTATTTCGATCATAAAGTAATTTGGATCACGGGAGCATCATCAGGCATTGGAGAAGCTTTGGTCAAAGAGCTTACGGCGAACAGCAATGCAAAAATTATTCTTTCTTCCAGAAAAGAAGAACAGCTTCATTCAGTGGCTGAAAATGCTGGTTTGAGTAAAGATCGGTATGCAGTACTCCCCTTAGATCTTCAAAAATATAAAGACATGCCAATCGTAGTAGCAAAGGCATCGGAGCAATTCGGTAAGATCGATATCCTGATTAATAATGCAGGATTATCACAACGCTCTCTGGCCATGGAAACCGATATCGAAGTGGATAAAAAGCTCATCGATATTAACTATATTGGTACAGTAGCTCTTACAAAGGCTGTCCTACCTTATATGATCAGAAATAAAGGAGGGCACATTGCTGTCGTGTCCAGTCTTATGGGAATTTTTGGAGCTCCTATGAGAAGCGGATACGCAGGTGCAAAGCATGCTTTGCATGGTTTTTTTGATGCATTGCGGGCAGAAGTATTCAGTCAGAACATTAAGGTTACCATCATTTGTCCGGGTTTTATACAGACTGATATTTCTATTAATGCTGTTACCGGAAACGGCTCAAGACAGGGTACCATGGATGACGCCACAAAGAATGGAATGCCTGTTGATATTTTTGCAAAAAAGATGCTGTATGCCATTGAGAAACAAAAAAGACAAAAAGCAATAGGTGGTAAAGAAGTAATGGCTGTGTATCTGAAGAGATTCTTTCCGGATCTACTGGCGAAAATAATCCGTAACGCTAAAGTGGTATAAAGAGAAAGCACCATTCAGAGAAATGATGCTTTACTCAATATAATGAAGAATTTGTTTTAAAAGGTTTTTACCAGGCCAATCCCAACAATTTTATTCTGATAGAACGGCATTATCATTGTGGAGGATAGTGAATTTTTAACTTTATTCTTTCCTCGTAATAGATTGTCAATTTTGGGAAACAGCCAATAGGCCAGCTCAGTAGAAAGAATTCCGAATCCTGCTCCTGCAACCACATCTCCCAGCCAGTGCTTATCATTCAGCATTCTGTAGACTCCTGTGAAAACAGCAAACGGATATCCTGAAATACTGAGCCAGAAATTGGTATCCTTATATTCCCGGAACATAAATTGTGCTGAGGAAAATGCCGTAGCAGCATGTCCTGAAGGAAAAGATAGAGTATTCGAACCGTCTGGTCTTTTCTCTTTCACCAGATATTTTAAAGGCATGGTAAAAGCAGCCGCAATCAACTGTGAGGAAGCGTAAATGATAGTGCGGTCCCTCAGGTTATGCTTCCCTTTTATCCCCATTGCATTAAGCCCATATACCATTACTGCCGGAGCGTATTGGGTATAATTATCCAGCTGTATCTTTTTAGGCTGATGCTCGTTGATTTCATCCTTTGTGGAGAGATTAAGCTGTTTCAGCTTGTTGACAGAAAGGCCTGCCACTCCATAGGCAATGAATGCTGCAGGAAGGATCAGACTTTTATAATTCAGTTTGCTTTTTTGAACCTCCGTAGTGAGCATACTGTCCTGTAAGGGCTTCTGAACAGTAGCTGTGTCGTGTACATTCTGAGCGTTGATTATGCTTCCTAATGAGCACAAAACCAATAGACAGATGAGTGTTTTTTGAAAGTATGTCTCCATTCTAAATCACATTAAAATTATCCGATTTTATTAAAATTTATAGCTGTATCCCAGTCGGACTACCTGGGTTTCGTAGTAATCATTACTGGTATAAGCAAATCCGTTACCCTGTACAGACTTCTTAATCACCATGGTGTTGAGCAAATCTGAAGCATTGAAGAAGAGTTCCCCCTTCCCTTTCTGAATGGCTTTTTTAATCCCTGCATCCATTGAGAATCTTGACTGTATTCTTCCCTGCGGAATAATATCCGGGGCCAGATAAACAAGGGTAAATTGCAAATCCAGTCCTTTTGAGAAACGGAAAACGTTATTCATCTTAACATTCCCTGAAATAGCGGTCTGTTGGTCTGCAGAGAATGTATTAGGCTGAGGGTACAGGTTTTGTACGGTAAATGCATTAATCTGATTACGGTATATATTTCCATTGACATTCAGGGAATAGACATCTGATACTTTTTGATTCCATATCGTTTCAAACCCTGTATTATAACTCCTTCCTGCATTTTGAAAAATAGCATAAATAAGCGTGCTGCCCGGAACAATACTGGAAATTCTGGTAATGGTTCCATTAGCAAAGCGATGGTACAATGCAGAATATAAATATCCGCTATCCCAATTATGCTTATATCCAAGCTCAATAGAATTCGTAAACTGTGGTCTTAATGCAGGATTCCCTACCTTAATGATCTCTGCATCATCATATTTCGGAAAAATTCTGATATCTACTTCATTTGGGCGGTCTACCCTCCTGTTGTAGAAAACAGAGAACTTATTACGGTCATCAAGTTTGTAGGCTAGCCGGAAATTCGGGAATGGCTGGGTGTAATTGTATCCGTCACTTTTGTACGTAGGGTGATTAGGATTTACATCATACTGAATTCTTACATATTCAAGCCTAAGTCCCAATTCTGCTTCCCATTTTTCATTTTCAAAAACATAGTTTCCATACACAGCAGGAATAAATTCTTTATAATCCGCTTTTCCTCCTGCAGAAACATCCAGAACAGAATTGGCTCCCGGAATAAAATTCATATTGGTAGGAATACTGCGGTTTCTCAACTTAATTCCGGTTTCTATCCGTCCGTATTTCAAAGGTTTTACATAATCTACATTAAAATCATACACCTGTTCATCGGATAATAATTTAAGCGCATCCGCTCCTGTAGAAGACGGCAGATAATTATCATAAAAATATTTTTCATCTTCTCTATGGAATGTATAGTTGAATCCTACATTGAACACATGGCCTGCCTCTTTAAATTTATGCTGATAAGCAGCAGTTCCCATCACGGTTGTCTTCAGCTCATCCTCCAGAAACTGCCACAGGCGCAGACGCTGAGAAAGGTCTCCATTAAAGAAAGGCTGATCTCCCCTGTCCATAATTTTTTCACTTCCGTACATTCCTGAAATGGTTAAGGTATTTTGAGGATCAATATTCCAGTCTATTCCGGCTTTGGTGGTAAAGAAATTGGTATTTCTGTTCCTTTTCAGCTGTGAATTGATCACTGTTCCATCATCATAGGTACGGGTTACAAATTCATTCTTGTTAAGTGTTTCTGTATACAGATTGTCTGCCTGCAAAAATATATTGACTTTGTTTTTTCTGTAATTAACAGACAATGAAGGATTAATCTTCGGAGTAAGCGTATACTGCGGTCTTATGGTAGGAAGATTTTCCTTTCTTACCCAAAGTGACCCTAAACCTGTGGTAAATCCTGCTTTTCCATTCCATCCGTTCTGTTTATTTTTTTTCATGATAATATTGATGATGCCAGCATTTCCGTTCGCATCATATTTTGAGGAAGGATTGTTGATGATCTCAATTTTATCAATCGCAGAGGCAGGAATATTATCCAGTCCGGTCTGGCTTCCAAAACCTGTAAGAGCGGTCTGTTTGCCATCAATCAATACGGTTACTTTATCATTCCCTCTAAGCTGTACTTTACCATCCTGTACAGTAATTCCGGGAAGATTCTGCATGCTTTGTAATACAGAACCACCACTTTGGCTGATGTTATCGGCCACAGAATACGTTTTCTTATCCAGACGGCTGTCTATTTCATTCTTCTTGGAAGCTGTGATGGTAATCGCCTCTATTTTGTTTTCTGTTTCCTGTTGAGGAACTAGCTCAATTGTGGGGATTTCCAGAAACTCGGAAAGGCTTCCTATAAAAACAGGCTGTGTCTGTGTTTTATATCCGGTGAGGGAAGTTTCCAGAACATAATGATCCGGTTTTATTCCGGCGAGAGAAAATCTTCCGTCTTCACTGGTAATGGTTCCGGCTGTAAAGGTGCTGTCTTTTTCTTTTTTCAAAATGATATGAGCATAAGGCAATGCGGTTTTGTTTATAGCTGTGATCTTCCCTGACGCCGTCACAGAAGTTGCCTGTGCAGAAAAAAGGGAAGAAGCCATCATACAGACTGGAAAAAATAACAAGGCTGTTTTCATTCTTCTGGTTTATTTTCTTTTCTTTAATTATTTTATTATAGATGGGAATTAATTATAGGTTTTGAAGGGGTAATTCCCTGTTATGCTTTCTTTGTGAAATAATGACCATCAAAACCATCAGACCAAGAGAAATCAGAGAGGCATTCAAGGTTCCCAGATCCAGCCCCCCTTTAGCCAATGGCTTAGTTAAAAGATCTCCGAAAGTAGCGCCAAACGGTCTGGTAAAAACAAAAGCAATCCAGAACAGCACCACATGATTGATTTTTGTAGCATAATGAAGTACCACCACAACAAGGATAATGAGTCCGGTCATCAATGCTCCGGCCATATATCCGAGCCCTAAATTATCACTCAGAAAATCCCCAAAAGCAGTTCCCAGGCTGTTGGAAAATAAAATGGCAGTCCAGTAATACAGTTCTTTATTCTTTTCAAAAATAGGATACACTTGAAGGTTGCCATATTTTTTGTACCACAAAAACAGCGAAAGCAAAAGGCCGGAAAGTAAGATCAAACTGCCCGCCAGATACCCGGTTTTCAGCGTTCTGTCGATGCAGTCAGAGATTTCCGTTCCCAAGGTGGTTGTTCCTATAATCACCATCCAATAGACAGCTGGTATATATTTTTTCACACCAAGCTGTACAGATAAAATGATGAAAAAGAATACCAGAGTAACCAGAATACCTACTCCATAGCCCAGGTTAAGCGTCATAGAAATAAAATCACCCAAAGTCTCTCCTAATGTGGTAGCAACAATTTTCATCAGCCAGAACAGAAGGGTTACGGCTGCCACTTTATTTGCTGTTCTCATGTTGATTTACTTTTATAGTGAATAAAAAAGAATGAACCCCGTATTGCTTCCGTAAATCATCATGAGTGGACCTCCAAAGATCTTTTTCTGCCCCTAAAAGGAATGTTTCTGATATCATTTCTCAATACAATTTATACCTCAGTATGTTTTCAATACAAAGGTGCAACCCGATTTAGAAGAAATTTAGAATTGGCGGAATCTGGAATTTTTTTAACTATAATTTAACAGAGAAAATATGCTGTTGATTCTCAAACCTGTAACTGATTGTCCAATGATGAAACCTGCAGATTTCCTGAATAATAGACAGCCCCAGCCCACTTCCGCTGTTATCCGTCGAAAGTTTTGAAAATCTTTTGAATAGTAAATCCGTATTCAGTGGTTCTGCTCCTGAATTGGACACTTCAAAAACAGAATGGGTAAGCCCTATGGAAATGCTGCCTCCAACGGGCGTATGCCGAATGGCATTAATGATAAGATTGCTGATTAATATTTCTGCAAGAATATTATTTCCGCTTACCTGTACACCATTTGAAATGTGTTCTGTAACGGAAATATTTTTTTGCTCAAAGTGCTCTCCAAGAATATCAATACTTTGCCTGAGTACTTGATCAAACGGAATAATCTCCGAACTGTCGAACTGGTTATTTTCAATTTTAGCCAGCAGCAAAAGATTTTTATTGATACGGGAACTTCTTGTCAATGCCCTGTTCATATCTTCCGCAATGCTGTATTGCTTTTCTGTAAGATTTTGGTCCTGAAGCAAAAGATCCAGTTTATTTTTAATAATAGCAAGCGGAGTCTGCAACTCGTGGGAAGCATTTTCAGTGAACTCTTTCTGGGTTTTATAAGTAGAAACATTACGCTCTATAAGCTTATAAAGAGATTGATTAAGCTCTTCAAATTCAGCAGTATCAGAAGCAGGAAATTCTATGGTATTCTGACTGTTAAGATTAAATGTTTTAAGCTGATCCAACGTACTTCTGAAAGGTTTCCAGATAGAGGAAGAAAGCTTTCTGTTAAGATATAAAAGCCCAACGACAATCATTACAAAAAAGAAAATGGTAATCATAGCAATGACGGCTATGGTTTCATGGGATTCCTCAATATTCGTCTGTATGGTAAACAGATAAGGCTTGCCATGAATATAAATTACTTTTTCAAGACATCTGTAACGCTCTTTTTTCTGTTCCGAAATAAAAGGAAGATGTCTTTCGTAAGTATAAACACTGTCCCGCTTTATCTGGATGGGAGAAATCCTTTCAATATTGGTTTCAGGCTGAATATGATTCCATAATTCAAGGCTTTTATTCAGCGCTTCTTCTGAAAGCTGCAACTGATTAAATTCGTAAGCTGTTTTCTCTACAATAATCTGATTATGCTCATCCAGCTCACTTTTCCAGATCGTATCCACCACAAAATAGTACACAGGAATACTGATCATGAGTACAATAAGTACATAGATAAGAAAGGGTTTGGTGGTTTTGGTGAGTAGAGGTTTCACAATAATGATGAATTATAAATTTATAGAGTTTAAGGTTTAAAGTTCAGGATTTAAAGTTTAAGTAACATACAAAAGATAATCATTTTTTACCTTCCAACTATCAACTATCAACTATCAACTATCAACTATCAACTATCAACTATCAACAATTAATTCTAGCTTTCCCACTTATACCCCGTTCCGTACACTGTTTTAAGATAATGCCCGCATCCTGCGTCATACAGTTTTTTCTTAAGGTTTTTTACGTGAGCATACACAAAATCATGGTTGTCCAGCATATCTGCAAAGTCACCGGAAAGGTGTTCCGCCAGGGTACTTTTGGAGATCACCTTATTTTTGTTGCCGATAAAATAAATTAAAAGATCAAATTCTTTCTTTGTAAGAGAAATGAGTTCATCGTTTACTGCTACTGTTTTGGCTAATAAATCGATCTGAAGTTCATTCTGCTTTACCACATTGGAGCTGCTGAACTGCTTCCGCCGGATAATAGAATACACCCTGGCCATAAGCTCAGAAAGATGAAAAGGTTTGGTAAGATAATCGTCTGCACCCAGCTTTAATCCTTCAATTTTATCATCGAGGGCATTTTTGGCAGAAATAATAATAACCCCGTCCTGCTTCTGCTGTTTCTTCAGAGCTTCCAGTATCGTAAGACCATTTCCGTCCGGCAGCATAATATCCAGTAAAATACAGTCATAATCGAATGCTTCTATTTTGCTCATCGCTTCACCGGATGTATGGACAGCTTCGCAAAGATAATTTTCTCCGGACAGATATTCGGAAATACTTTGGGCAAGAGCAGCTTCGTCTTCAATAATGAGAATTTTCATGTGATAAAACTATCATTAAATTTAGAAGAAATTTTGAATTTACAGGATATTATGATTATAAATCTTTCTTTTATTCTCCCGGAACCTGTGCTTTATCATAGATCAGGCCTTCTTTTTTCAGTTCTTTCCAGAATTCAGCAGGAATATCGGCAGTAAGAGCCTGCATATTGTCTTTCACCTGTTCAGGCTGGCTGGCTCCAGGGATAATGGAGGCAAATTCATCAGAAGCCAGCACAAATTGAAGCGCTGCATCAATCAGGCTTATATTATATTTTTCTGCAATGGAGGATATTTTTTCCCGTTTCTCATGCATGCCTTTTGGAATTACATCCTTGTAATTATAACGTTCCCTGCCTGCTATGTATCCGGAATTAAATCCTGCTCCTGAAACTAGCTTTACACCAGCTTTCCGTACTGCGGGAAGAAGTCTGTCCACAGCATCTTCATGCTCAAGAATAGAATATTGGGTTGCCGAAAGGCAGATATCCGGATCAGCAGATTCAATACAGTCTAAAATAGGTTCTATTTTATTAACACCCATTCCCCATGCTTTTATAACACCCTGATCACGAAGTTCAGAAAGAATTTTGAAAGCTCCTTCCTGGGCTTGTTTCAAAAAATAAGGATAGCGGTCACCTACCTGATCTTCAGACAGATCATGAATATAAACAATATCAATATGACTCAACCCCGTTCTTTCCAGGCTGTCTTCTATAGATTTTTGTATAGCATCGGCGGTGTAATCATGAAAAAAATCAAAGCTGAGCGGATTTTTCCACATGGTTGGCGGAACATCGGATTCAGAAACCTGATGAAAAAGCCTTCCCACTTTAGTTGAGAAAATAAAATCATTCCGGTCTTTATCTTTAAGAAACTTTCCAAATCTCCTTTCACTTTTGGTAAGTCCGTACCATGGAGAAGTATCATAATACCGGATTCCAGTGTCCCAGGCACTCTTTAGAATTTCGTGAGCCTGTTCATCCGTAATATTTTCAAATGCGGTTCCTATTGCTACACCTCCTATTCCCAGTCGGTGCTTTTCTGTTAAAATGTGTGATTTCATATATGAATATTTAAAGTGTTGGATAATAGGTAAAGTACAAACATCATGCTGCCCCGGAATAAAATGTTAAAAAGAAAATAGGTGCCGAAGAATGAAATTCTCAGTGAGAGCTTATGGTAAGGCAATGCAATTACTTTTTGTATTATGTTAAATAATTGATTTATCGTTCTTTTGGTCTTGTTATTGAATGAAATTCAGTACACCATTTGAAATCATCACATATGAAAAA of the Chryseobacterium aureum genome contains:
- a CDS encoding DNA-3-methyladenine glycosylase, with product MKLPPSYYSSQDVLFIAQDLLGKVLFTEINGETTAGIIVETEAYFGVKDKASHAYGGRRTERTETLYRKGGISYVYLCYGIHHLFNVVTSLEDDPHAVLVRAVEPLIGKEIMELRRNMPFTKPAISAGPGSASKALGIDRSFNKKDLNGNEIWIEDHGISYAQDEIITGPRIGVAYAQEDALLPWRFFVKGNTYVSKPNK
- the mug gene encoding G/U mismatch-specific DNA glycosylase, whose product is MLTDIIKVNLNVIFCGINPGLKSSNDGHHFSGRSNRFWKVLHQAGFTPYEIEAVHDTSLLNFGYGLTTAVARATSRADELSKEEFDESLESFKSKITAYQPQYIAFLGKAAYKAFSKKKEVLWGEQPEDFCGAKVWVLPNTSGLNRGFSLDSLITYYKEFYHTVHEFG
- a CDS encoding TlpA family protein disulfide reductase → MINMKTFCTIVFFILFSGYSTAQSTIEIGKKAPEIIMTKADGNSFSLSTLKGKLVLIDFWATWCAPCVEEQPQLKKMYDTYSEQVKNNQFEIVGISLDKNKESWQKAIERFHISWIQVSDLKFWKSPVAKLYEVDELPFNIIINGEGTILAKNLHGEELEDFIKKSLIRK
- a CDS encoding rhodanese-like domain-containing protein — translated: MKYLLIIACFVCSVLGQAQQKQDPWKDSQLMDPALLASRIEKHTTKDLVIISVGPEAIIKGSVDIGPTHEPENLEKLRNYLKAVPKNTEIVIYCGCCPFVKCPNIRPAFALLMEMGFKNAKLLNLPKNIKTDWLDKNYPAND
- a CDS encoding FAD-binding dehydrogenase, with amino-acid sequence MEERFQPDAIIIGTGLAGLTAAMEITDTGKKVLLLDQETEQNIGGQAFWSFGGLFLINSPQQRRMGIKDSYELALQDWKGTAGFDRPEDYWPRQWAEAYLKFAAGEKYKYISKLGIRLMFMVGWAERGDGSATGHGNSVPRFHVSWGTGTGVVKPFVEKAYKAQEKGLLQMKFRHRVTEIIAENGKIKGVKGDILENDTQERGAETNRNIISTFEYTAPNIIIATGGIGANHELVRKNWPERLGKAPENMVCGVPAYVDGKMIGIAENSGAHIINPDRMWHYTEGLQNWNPIWPNHGIRILPGPSSLWFDAKGKRLPAPFLPGFDTLGTLQYIQETGFSYSWFVLTQKIIKKEFALSGSEQNPDITNKDYALFLKRIFGKKAPGPVEAFKEHGKDFIVSDNLEDLVKGMNELAGNNLLKYEKIKSQIEARDRELDNKFSKDTQVNYIRNTRNYLGDKLGRVASPHKILDPENGPLIAVRLNILTRKTLGGIKTNLNGQVLREDDSIIEGLYAAGEAAGFGGGGMHGYRALEGTFLGGCIFSGMKAGKYIAGL
- a CDS encoding SDR family oxidoreductase; the encoded protein is MSSYFDHKVIWITGASSGIGEALVKELTANSNAKIILSSRKEEQLHSVAENAGLSKDRYAVLPLDLQKYKDMPIVVAKASEQFGKIDILINNAGLSQRSLAMETDIEVDKKLIDINYIGTVALTKAVLPYMIRNKGGHIAVVSSLMGIFGAPMRSGYAGAKHALHGFFDALRAEVFSQNIKVTIICPGFIQTDISINAVTGNGSRQGTMDDATKNGMPVDIFAKKMLYAIEKQKRQKAIGGKEVMAVYLKRFFPDLLAKIIRNAKVV
- a CDS encoding phosphatase PAP2 family protein; amino-acid sequence: METYFQKTLICLLVLCSLGSIINAQNVHDTATVQKPLQDSMLTTEVQKSKLNYKSLILPAAFIAYGVAGLSVNKLKQLNLSTKDEINEHQPKKIQLDNYTQYAPAVMVYGLNAMGIKGKHNLRDRTIIYASSQLIAAAFTMPLKYLVKEKRPDGSNTLSFPSGHAATAFSSAQFMFREYKDTNFWLSISGYPFAVFTGVYRMLNDKHWLGDVVAGAGFGILSTELAYWLFPKIDNLLRGKNKVKNSLSSTMIMPFYQNKIVGIGLVKTF
- a CDS encoding TonB-dependent receptor domain-containing protein, whose protein sequence is MKTALLFFPVCMMASSLFSAQATSVTASGKITAINKTALPYAHIILKKEKDSTFTAGTITSEDGRFSLAGIKPDHYVLETSLTGYKTQTQPVFIGSLSEFLEIPTIELVPQQETENKIEAITITASKKNEIDSRLDKKTYSVADNISQSGGSVLQSMQNLPGITVQDGKVQLRGNDKVTVLIDGKQTALTGFGSQTGLDNIPASAIDKIEIINNPSSKYDANGNAGIINIIMKKNKQNGWNGKAGFTTGLGSLWVRKENLPTIRPQYTLTPKINPSLSVNYRKNKVNIFLQADNLYTETLNKNEFVTRTYDDGTVINSQLKRNRNTNFFTTKAGIDWNIDPQNTLTISGMYGSEKIMDRGDQPFFNGDLSQRLRLWQFLEDELKTTVMGTAAYQHKFKEAGHVFNVGFNYTFHREDEKYFYDNYLPSSTGADALKLLSDEQVYDFNVDYVKPLKYGRIETGIKLRNRSIPTNMNFIPGANSVLDVSAGGKADYKEFIPAVYGNYVFENEKWEAELGLRLEYVRIQYDVNPNHPTYKSDGYNYTQPFPNFRLAYKLDDRNKFSVFYNRRVDRPNEVDIRIFPKYDDAEIIKVGNPALRPQFTNSIELGYKHNWDSGYLYSALYHRFANGTITRISSIVPGSTLIYAIFQNAGRSYNTGFETIWNQKVSDVYSLNVNGNIYRNQINAFTVQNLYPQPNTFSADQQTAISGNVKMNNVFRFSKGLDLQFTLVYLAPDIIPQGRIQSRFSMDAGIKKAIQKGKGELFFNASDLLNTMVIKKSVQGNGFAYTSNDYYETQVVRLGYSYKF